In Sphingomonas sp., a single window of DNA contains:
- a CDS encoding methyl-accepting chemotaxis protein has protein sequence MLVILLSINQLNSSLTKSFQARTKQAVDIAYSQLDFYEAEQRAGRMSQADAQAAAQKVVGSMRFGESDYFFILDTNHMMVMHPVKPEKVGKSTFDSKDAGGTYHFREMVKVATEQGAGFVSYEYQMPDGKDVKSKISYVRAFKPWGWVVATGVFDEEIQAAVHDAEIKLAMAALVIVLVLVAAVLFVSRSITLPLGAITGRMRSLAGGDTAAAIPGSGRKDEIGAMAGALEVFRQNAEAKVLAEAAKAASDADQQAIVQLLSEKLHAMSEGDLTSAITTTVPPAYGTLRDNFNTALENLRELISVLSEASRSIETGSTEISAASDDLARRTESNAASLEQTSAALQQMNDRLKSSADAADKTVGFTQEAIGIVDSGRTTATDATAAMDRVSESARGIDNVIEGLDKIAFQTRVLAMNAAVEAGRAGEAGRGFAVVADLVSALAMRAEEEARRAREQLTTTQADIGVAVDSVKKVDAALANITTSVSQVHEFIEVVAIDNRAQSSAISEIATAVGVMDHSTQQNAAMVEQTSAAARNLAGEVSGLTRQAARFKIDNGSPARAPAGSASAAPRSAPAAAPRAVPAMAGAEEWASF, from the coding sequence GTGCTGGTCATTCTTCTGTCGATCAATCAGCTCAACAGCTCGCTGACCAAAAGCTTCCAGGCGCGCACCAAGCAGGCGGTCGACATCGCCTATAGCCAGCTGGACTTCTACGAAGCCGAGCAGCGCGCCGGCCGGATGAGCCAGGCGGACGCGCAGGCCGCGGCCCAGAAGGTGGTCGGCTCGATGCGCTTCGGTGAAAGCGACTATTTCTTCATTCTCGACACCAACCACATGATGGTGATGCACCCGGTGAAGCCCGAAAAGGTCGGCAAGTCGACCTTTGACAGCAAGGATGCCGGGGGCACCTATCATTTCCGCGAGATGGTGAAGGTCGCCACCGAGCAGGGCGCAGGCTTCGTCTCGTACGAATATCAGATGCCTGACGGGAAAGACGTCAAGTCCAAGATCTCCTATGTCCGCGCGTTCAAGCCCTGGGGCTGGGTGGTCGCCACCGGCGTGTTCGACGAGGAAATTCAGGCCGCGGTGCATGACGCCGAGATCAAGCTTGCCATGGCCGCGCTCGTCATCGTCCTGGTGCTGGTCGCCGCCGTCCTCTTCGTCAGCCGCTCGATTACGCTGCCGCTCGGCGCGATCACCGGCCGCATGCGCAGCCTTGCCGGTGGCGACACCGCCGCGGCGATCCCCGGCTCGGGCCGCAAGGACGAGATCGGCGCCATGGCCGGTGCGCTCGAGGTCTTCCGCCAGAACGCCGAGGCCAAGGTGCTTGCCGAGGCCGCCAAGGCCGCGTCGGATGCCGACCAGCAGGCGATCGTCCAGCTGCTTTCGGAGAAGCTCCACGCCATGTCCGAAGGCGACCTGACCAGCGCGATCACCACCACGGTGCCGCCGGCATACGGCACGCTGCGCGACAATTTCAACACCGCGCTGGAGAACCTCCGCGAGCTGATCAGCGTGCTGTCCGAGGCCTCGCGCAGCATCGAGACCGGCTCGACCGAAATCTCGGCCGCCTCGGACGATCTTGCCCGCCGCACCGAAAGCAACGCCGCCAGCCTGGAGCAGACCTCGGCCGCGCTCCAGCAGATGAACGATCGCCTCAAGTCGAGCGCCGACGCCGCCGACAAGACGGTGGGCTTCACCCAGGAAGCGATCGGCATCGTCGACTCCGGCCGCACCACCGCCACCGATGCCACCGCGGCGATGGACCGCGTCTCCGAAAGCGCGCGCGGCATCGACAATGTCATCGAGGGCCTCGACAAGATTGCCTTCCAGACCCGCGTGCTCGCGATGAACGCCGCCGTCGAGGCGGGCCGGGCAGGGGAGGCGGGCCGTGGCTTCGCCGTCGTCGCCGATCTCGTCTCGGCACTGGCGATGCGCGCCGAAGAGGAAGCGCGGCGCGCCCGCGAACAGCTCACCACCACCCAGGCCGATATCGGCGTGGCGGTAGATTCGGTGAAGAAGGTCGATGCCGCGCTGGCCAACATCACCACCAGCGTCAGCCAGGTCCACGAGTTCATCGAGGTCGTCGCCATCGACAACCGCGCCCAGTCCTCGGCGATCAGCGAGATTGCCACGGCCGTTGGCGTGATGGACCATTCGACCCAGCAGAACGCGGCGATGGTGGAGCAGACTTCGGCCGCCGCCCGCAACCTGGCCGGCGAGGTCAGCGGGCTGACCCGCCAAGCGGCGCGGTTCAAGATCGACAACGGATCGCCCGCGCGCGCCCCGGCCGGCTCGGCATCCGCCGCGCCGCGTTCGGCACCCGCAGCCGCCCCCCGTGCGGTGCCGGCGATGGCTGGCGCCGAGGAGTGGGCGAGCTTCTGA